One Dioscorea cayenensis subsp. rotundata cultivar TDr96_F1 chromosome 17, TDr96_F1_v2_PseudoChromosome.rev07_lg8_w22 25.fasta, whole genome shotgun sequence DNA window includes the following coding sequences:
- the LOC120280354 gene encoding uncharacterized protein LOC120280354, with translation MKDPFSAIDAECGHLSISQDSRLVRFPFLDDEGYSPSSSSNDDDDDGPSLPPADAPILFYSPPNSPVAGGNTSDPTVVATDAYPADVANNVDDAGAANNVDDAGAANNVDDADVAGADTTTDVADVVTAVGVGTTTTDAAVPDLGLPPKEILTDHPPKRFKKGSRGPKLRSPDSEEDDDDKYRYQSVEILKDLLETRSCTIEVDGRRRLPYSFVEQALEDDREKHRKGVNFPRDLPELVRIFFNKCDKRFANTDILDIVKMKGMDFPMVKWWRAGGYEAKNDKEPGGSPDV, from the exons ATGAAGGATCCCTTCTCCGCCATTGATGCCGAGTGCGGCCATCTCTCCATCTCCCAAGATTCCCGTTTGGTTCGCTTCCCTTTCCTCGATGATGAGGGATAttctccctcctcctcctccaacGACGACGACGATGATGGCCCCTCCCTTCCTCCTGCCGACGCTCCCATTCTTTTCTACTCCCCTCCCAACTCCCCTGTCGCCGGCGGCAACACCTCTGACCCCACTGTTGTTGCCACCGACGCCTATCCTGCCGATGTTGCGAACAACGTTGATGACGCTGGCGCGGCGAACAACGTTGATGACGCTGGCGCGGCGAACAACGTTGATGACGCTGATGTTGCCGGTGCTGACACCACCACTGATGTTGCCGATGTTGTTACCGCTGTTGGTGTGGGTACTACTACCACTGATGCCGCGGTTCCGGACCTAGGGTTACCTCCTAAAGAAATCCTCACAGATCACCCTCCCAAGAGATTCAAGAAAGGAAGCAGAGGCCCTAAGCTTCGCTCACCTGACTCggaggaagatgatgatgataagtaCCGCTACCAATCCGTGGAGATATTGAAGGACCTTCTTGAAACTCGAAGTTGTACGATAGAAGTTGATGGTAGGCGCAGGCTTCCCTATTCGTTTGTGGAGCAGGCCCTTGAAGATGATAGAGAAAAACATCGTAAGGGGGTGAATTTCCCTAGGGATCTTCCTGAACttgttaggattttttttaacaaatgtgatAAGAGGTTTGCGAATACTGATATCTTGGATATTGTCAAGATGAAAGGGATGGACTTCCCTATGGTCAAGTGGTGGCGAGCTGGTGGTTATGAGGCCAAG AATGATAAAGAGCCGGGAGGCTCCCCTGATGTCTGA
- the LOC120281411 gene encoding uncharacterized protein LOC120281411 isoform X2, with the protein MHLPLTKWSKWQQFRRYRETEKHKREGTERITNNQEKHDVHGGCTSNISMGGGSIKTPLLFQSKLLCLSLLYFLTTTIFSVYISSHSSCLFTSLPTSQSHLPNTLLFSYPPSYGEHKYAIPSLHPSCSSPLLFPGSRDSFAGNFSTEKRRSFFSFEDDPLVQVPCGFLKEFPVKQSDKLEMENCHGVVVASVIFGDFDKIRQPKGLGMHSLQAVCFFMFVDDSTVRGLQIHKILTEKDEKNYKVGVWRIVRLPKKSMPYENDAMNGVIVKHLIHRLFPNSKFSVWIDAKLQLSVDPLLLIHSLLISKDVDMALSKHPFNVHTVQEAMATARWNKWRDVESLRLQMKTYCKNGLQPWSPSKLPHTTDVPDTALIIRRHGLASNLFSCLLFNELEAFNPRDQLAFAYVRDLMRPKIKINMFEVEVFEHIALEYRHNLKREGLNSKESAENDQQIRMAYSGDIDVSGCKRYLLKMWGESSD; encoded by the exons ATGCACCTCCCCCTAACAAAGTGGTCCAAGTGGCAGCAATTCCGGAGATacagagagacagagaagcacaaaagagaaggaacagaACGTATAACAAACAACCAAGAGAAGCATGATGTTCATGGTGGTTGTACTAGCAATATTAGCATGGGAGGAGGAAGCATCAAAACTCCACTCCTTTTCCAATCCAAGCTCTTGTGCCTTTCTCTGTTGTATTTCCTCACAACCACTATCTTCTCTGTATACATCTCCTCCCACTCTTCATGTCTCTTCACCTCCCTTCCCACCTCCCAATCTCACCTTCCCAACACCCTTCTCTTCTCTTACCCTCCTTCTTATGGGGAACACAAGTATGCTATTCCTTCTCTTCatccttcttgttcttctcctcttcttttccCTG GGAGCAGAGATAGTTTTGCCGGCAACTTTTCCACTGAGAAGAGGAGATCTTTCTTTAGCTTTGAGGATGATCCCTTGGTTCAAGTCCCTTGTGGTTTTCTCAAAGAATTCCCTGTCAAACAATCCG ATAAATTGGAGATGGAGAATTGCCATGGTGTGGTTGTGGCATCAGTAATATTTGGAGATTTCGACAAAATACGGCAACCGAAAGGGTTGGGAATGCATAGCTTGCAAGCTGTTTGTTTCTTCATGTTTGTGGATGATTCCACAGTTAGAGGTCTTCAGATCCACAAAATTCTCACTGAAAAGGATGAGAAAAATTACAAGGTTGGAGTTTGGAGAATTGTGAGGCTTCCTAAGAAGAGCATGCCATATGAGAATGATGCCATGAATGGAGTCATTGTTAAACATCTCATCCACAGACTCTTTCCGAATTCTAAGTTCAGTGTTTGGATTGATGCCAAATTACAACTTTCAGTGGACCCATTGCTGTTAATTCACTCTCTCCTCATCTCCAAAGATGTGGATATGGCTTTGTCTAAACATCCTTTCAATGTGCACACCGTGCAGGAGGCCATGGCCACTGCAAGGTGGAACAAGTGGCGAGATGTTGAGTCTTTGAGGCTTCAGATGAAGACTTATTGTAAAAATGGTTTGCAACCTTGGAGTCCTAGCAAACTTCCACACACAACAG ATGTTCCTGATACTGCATTGATCATAAGACGGCATGGATTAGCTAGCAATTTGTTCTCTTGCCTTCTCTTCAACGAACTCGAAGCATTCAACCCGAGGGATCAACTCGCATTCGCATATGTCCGAGATCTTATGAGGCCAAAGATCAAAATAAACATGTTTGAAGTTGAGGTGTTTGAACACATAGCATTGGAGTACAGGCACAATCTTAAGCGTGAGGGTTTGAATTCAAAAGAGTCAGCTGAGAATGATCAGCAGATAAGAATGGCATACTCTGGGGACATCGATGTAAGTGGTTGTAAAAGGTATCTCTTGAAAATGTGGGGTGAGTCTAGTGACTGA
- the LOC120281411 gene encoding uncharacterized protein LOC120281411 isoform X1, which yields MHLPLTKWSKWQQFRRYRETEKHKREGTERITNNQEKHDVHGGCTSNISMGGGSIKTPLLFQSKLLCLSLLYFLTTTIFSVYISSHSSCLFTSLPTSQSHLPNTLLFSYPPSYGEHKYAIPSLHPSCSSPLLFPEYRVAVRDIHDVFKNFSLSSSSSLSYLTGSRDSFAGNFSTEKRRSFFSFEDDPLVQVPCGFLKEFPVKQSDKLEMENCHGVVVASVIFGDFDKIRQPKGLGMHSLQAVCFFMFVDDSTVRGLQIHKILTEKDEKNYKVGVWRIVRLPKKSMPYENDAMNGVIVKHLIHRLFPNSKFSVWIDAKLQLSVDPLLLIHSLLISKDVDMALSKHPFNVHTVQEAMATARWNKWRDVESLRLQMKTYCKNGLQPWSPSKLPHTTDVPDTALIIRRHGLASNLFSCLLFNELEAFNPRDQLAFAYVRDLMRPKIKINMFEVEVFEHIALEYRHNLKREGLNSKESAENDQQIRMAYSGDIDVSGCKRYLLKMWGESSD from the exons ATGCACCTCCCCCTAACAAAGTGGTCCAAGTGGCAGCAATTCCGGAGATacagagagacagagaagcacaaaagagaaggaacagaACGTATAACAAACAACCAAGAGAAGCATGATGTTCATGGTGGTTGTACTAGCAATATTAGCATGGGAGGAGGAAGCATCAAAACTCCACTCCTTTTCCAATCCAAGCTCTTGTGCCTTTCTCTGTTGTATTTCCTCACAACCACTATCTTCTCTGTATACATCTCCTCCCACTCTTCATGTCTCTTCACCTCCCTTCCCACCTCCCAATCTCACCTTCCCAACACCCTTCTCTTCTCTTACCCTCCTTCTTATGGGGAACACAAGTATGCTATTCCTTCTCTTCatccttcttgttcttctcctcttcttttccCTG AATATAGAGTTGCTGTGAGGGATATTCATGATGTGTTCAAGAACTTCTCCTTGTCATCGTCTTCATCTTTGAGTTATTTGACAGGGAGCAGAGATAGTTTTGCCGGCAACTTTTCCACTGAGAAGAGGAGATCTTTCTTTAGCTTTGAGGATGATCCCTTGGTTCAAGTCCCTTGTGGTTTTCTCAAAGAATTCCCTGTCAAACAATCCG ATAAATTGGAGATGGAGAATTGCCATGGTGTGGTTGTGGCATCAGTAATATTTGGAGATTTCGACAAAATACGGCAACCGAAAGGGTTGGGAATGCATAGCTTGCAAGCTGTTTGTTTCTTCATGTTTGTGGATGATTCCACAGTTAGAGGTCTTCAGATCCACAAAATTCTCACTGAAAAGGATGAGAAAAATTACAAGGTTGGAGTTTGGAGAATTGTGAGGCTTCCTAAGAAGAGCATGCCATATGAGAATGATGCCATGAATGGAGTCATTGTTAAACATCTCATCCACAGACTCTTTCCGAATTCTAAGTTCAGTGTTTGGATTGATGCCAAATTACAACTTTCAGTGGACCCATTGCTGTTAATTCACTCTCTCCTCATCTCCAAAGATGTGGATATGGCTTTGTCTAAACATCCTTTCAATGTGCACACCGTGCAGGAGGCCATGGCCACTGCAAGGTGGAACAAGTGGCGAGATGTTGAGTCTTTGAGGCTTCAGATGAAGACTTATTGTAAAAATGGTTTGCAACCTTGGAGTCCTAGCAAACTTCCACACACAACAG ATGTTCCTGATACTGCATTGATCATAAGACGGCATGGATTAGCTAGCAATTTGTTCTCTTGCCTTCTCTTCAACGAACTCGAAGCATTCAACCCGAGGGATCAACTCGCATTCGCATATGTCCGAGATCTTATGAGGCCAAAGATCAAAATAAACATGTTTGAAGTTGAGGTGTTTGAACACATAGCATTGGAGTACAGGCACAATCTTAAGCGTGAGGGTTTGAATTCAAAAGAGTCAGCTGAGAATGATCAGCAGATAAGAATGGCATACTCTGGGGACATCGATGTAAGTGGTTGTAAAAGGTATCTCTTGAAAATGTGGGGTGAGTCTAGTGACTGA